The Candidatus Hydrogenedens sp. genome includes a window with the following:
- a CDS encoding DegT/DnrJ/EryC1/StrS family aminotransferase: MDLNRYIEQHRFKESIYVTRPIMPSFDQYQQYLSSIWNSLWLTNEAYWHQKFTEALKQYLNVKELVLFCNGTIALLIALKILNIEEGEVITTPFTFPATPHVICWNGLKPVFCDIQKDTYGLDPKQVEEAITPRTKAILPVHVYGIPCDVDAYETISRKYSIPIIYDSAHTFGCRFRGRALCDYGDISVLSFHATKLFSTAEGGALICHNPEQARLAYFMKNFGIADEETIIGVGINGKMSELSASFGLALLPMVDNEIKRRNELYNLYCERLKNCSGIKLVSIPKGCEWNYAYFPIEIDKEQYGLTRDELYQRLRSCNIIVRKYFYPLCNKIPYYITHSQIPTHPTPIAEEISQRILCLPMYGSLNPEIVLQICELIQTFPTWK, from the coding sequence ATGGATTTAAATAGATACATAGAACAGCACCGCTTCAAAGAAAGTATATATGTCACACGTCCAATTATGCCATCTTTTGACCAATATCAACAGTATCTTTCTTCAATTTGGAATTCATTATGGTTAACAAATGAAGCGTATTGGCATCAAAAATTTACAGAAGCATTAAAACAATACCTTAATGTTAAAGAATTAGTGCTTTTTTGTAATGGGACAATTGCTCTCCTTATTGCATTAAAAATTTTAAACATCGAGGAGGGTGAAGTTATCACTACTCCCTTTACCTTTCCTGCGACACCGCATGTTATATGCTGGAATGGCTTAAAGCCTGTATTTTGTGATATTCAAAAAGACACCTACGGATTAGACCCAAAACAGGTCGAGGAAGCAATAACACCACGTACCAAAGCCATCTTGCCTGTCCATGTTTATGGGATTCCATGTGATGTTGATGCTTATGAAACCATTTCCAGAAAGTATTCCATCCCTATCATTTATGATTCTGCACATACATTCGGATGCCGTTTTCGTGGAAGGGCACTATGTGATTACGGAGATATTTCTGTATTAAGCTTCCATGCAACTAAATTATTTTCTACCGCCGAAGGAGGTGCCTTAATTTGTCATAATCCAGAGCAAGCCAGATTAGCATATTTTATGAAAAACTTCGGTATTGCTGATGAGGAAACAATAATCGGTGTCGGCATAAATGGCAAAATGTCAGAACTATCCGCTTCCTTTGGTTTAGCATTATTACCAATGGTAGATAACGAAATAAAGAGGAGGAACGAGTTATATAATTTATACTGCGAAAGATTAAAGAATTGTTCAGGAATTAAACTTGTGTCCATACCAAAAGGATGCGAATGGAACTATGCCTATTTCCCAATAGAGATAGATAAAGAACAGTATGGATTAACAAGGGACGAATTGTATCAACGGCTACGGAGTTGCAACATTATTGTTCGTAAGTATTTCTATCCCTTATGCAATAAAATTCCATATTACATAACACATAGCCAAATACCAACACATCCGACACCCATAGCTGAAGAAATATCTCAACGAATATTATGTCTTCCCATGTATGGCAGTCTAAATCCTGAAATTGTTTTACAAATATGCGAGCTAATTCAAACATTCCCAACATGGAAATGA
- a CDS encoding ATP-grasp domain-containing protein gives MSKKCFRDLNIPIRVLVFPGGTEIGLEIFRSLAYSRHIKLYGATSLDCDAGYIMFQNYTTNVPFVHHPDFINAFNSLLKKNDIEFIFPAHDTVGLYLSENRDKLPSKVLISPYDTCVICRDKLKTYQYFKDYIPTPHVYENPHDVSHFPVFLKPRVGEGSRGVYKVNTMKELEGLLETRNDLLILEYLSGIEYTVDCFTNSEGTLIFVGARERKRVANGISVDTQIIDKTEFIPFAECIHSHLKFRGAWFFQMKRNNDGQLVLLEIAPRVSGGMGLFRNRGVNLPLLTVYDALGLPLNISEQSFPNRMLRCLSNHFVNSLHENNIQSDYKIKYEHVYIDFDDTLLIKGKLNSFIFMFLIQCKGNHIPVTLLTRHKENILPLLKQYGIENIFTRIIILSEKDKKSDYITEDNSIFIDDSYSERQEVSKVKTIPVFGVDMIETLIDWSM, from the coding sequence ATGAGCAAAAAATGTTTTCGGGATTTAAATATCCCTATCCGTGTTTTGGTTTTTCCAGGAGGTACAGAAATCGGTTTAGAAATATTCCGCTCTTTAGCCTATTCACGCCATATCAAATTATATGGAGCAACAAGCCTTGACTGCGACGCTGGCTACATTATGTTCCAAAATTACACCACAAACGTACCATTTGTTCACCATCCTGATTTTATCAATGCTTTCAATTCCCTATTGAAAAAGAATGATATCGAATTTATTTTTCCAGCACATGACACAGTAGGTTTGTATCTTTCAGAAAACAGAGACAAATTGCCCTCTAAAGTCCTTATATCTCCTTATGATACTTGTGTTATTTGCCGAGACAAATTAAAAACATACCAATATTTTAAAGATTACATACCTACTCCACACGTTTATGAAAATCCTCATGATGTAAGCCATTTCCCTGTATTTCTCAAACCACGAGTCGGAGAAGGTTCAAGAGGAGTATATAAAGTAAATACAATGAAAGAATTAGAAGGGCTTCTTGAAACCAGAAACGACTTACTTATATTAGAATATTTGTCTGGTATAGAGTATACAGTTGATTGCTTTACCAACTCTGAAGGAACCTTGATTTTTGTCGGGGCAAGAGAACGAAAACGTGTAGCAAATGGCATCAGCGTAGATACGCAGATTATCGATAAAACAGAATTTATACCCTTTGCAGAATGTATTCATTCACACCTAAAATTTCGAGGAGCATGGTTCTTCCAGATGAAACGGAATAACGACGGACAATTAGTGCTTCTCGAAATTGCCCCACGTGTAAGTGGAGGTATGGGACTTTTCCGAAACCGTGGAGTAAACCTTCCCTTATTAACTGTCTACGATGCTCTCGGTTTGCCCCTGAATATTTCCGAACAATCGTTCCCAAATAGAATGTTACGTTGTCTGTCTAATCATTTTGTCAATTCACTTCATGAAAACAATATTCAATCAGATTATAAAATAAAATATGAACATGTTTACATCGATTTTGATGACACACTTCTCATAAAAGGGAAACTAAACTCTTTTATTTTTATGTTTTTAATACAATGTAAGGGGAACCACATTCCAGTCACTTTACTAACCAGACATAAAGAAAATATTTTACCTTTGTTAAAACAATATGGAATTGAAAACATATTCACACGTATCATTATATTATCTGAGAAAGATAAAAAATCAGATTATATTACAGAAGATAATTCCATATTTATCGACGATTCATATAGCGAACGACAGGAAGTCTCCAAGGTTAAAACCATACCTGTATTTGGTGTAGATATGATAGAAACATTGATTGATTGGAGCATGTAA
- a CDS encoding class I SAM-dependent methyltransferase has translation MDEYKFIEHVGKTYTKGSHQDKVIRELIVRTFKPYLNPEMTCLQLGYAEGVDTQILAPLLFQLDVAEANKEFINNGLQHNLKNVRFIHTLFEDLSPEKTGKQYNAIFAIYVLEHILDVNKLLKITHSLLLPHGLLFVVVPNARALSRQLARHMGLIKELTDLTEHDIQHGHRRVYDRIQLNRDIKGAGFEIIHQGGIFLKILADFQLDQLYKIGILGPDQIEGLYQLGLEYPDLCGSIFAIARKATPDSSDVSDMSNPSDSSKGKNND, from the coding sequence ATGGATGAATATAAATTTATTGAACACGTAGGAAAAACCTATACAAAAGGTTCTCATCAGGATAAAGTCATACGTGAACTTATTGTGCGGACATTCAAACCATACTTAAATCCGGAAATGACGTGCCTTCAATTAGGCTACGCCGAAGGTGTAGATACACAGATATTAGCACCATTATTATTTCAATTAGATGTTGCTGAGGCAAATAAAGAATTTATAAACAACGGTTTACAACACAATTTGAAAAATGTTCGTTTTATACACACCCTTTTTGAGGATTTAAGCCCTGAAAAAACAGGGAAACAATATAATGCAATATTTGCAATTTATGTGTTGGAACATATCCTCGATGTAAATAAATTATTAAAAATAACTCACTCCCTCCTCTTACCTCATGGACTACTTTTCGTAGTTGTCCCAAATGCTCGTGCCCTTTCCCGTCAATTAGCACGGCATATGGGGCTAATAAAAGAACTTACTGATTTAACCGAACATGATATTCAACATGGACATCGGCGTGTATATGACCGTATACAACTCAATAGGGATATAAAAGGAGCTGGGTTTGAGATTATCCATCAAGGCGGTATCTTCTTAAAAATTCTTGCCGATTTCCAATTGGACCAATTATACAAAATAGGAATTTTAGGACCTGACCAAATTGAAGGGTTATATCAATTAGGTCTGGAATACCCTGATTTATGTGGGTCAATTTTTGCCATAGCAAGGAAGGCTACACCCGACTCATCCGATGTGTCCGACATGTCCAACCCGTCCGATTCCTCAAAAGGAAAAAACAATGACTAA